Genomic segment of Aerosakkonema funiforme FACHB-1375:
ATCAGGCATAGTCGCTCCTGTCAGAATTGCCTCCGGCCAATGTGCTTCTGTGCCTTCGATGTACGCTCCGCGCAAGCTGGCTCCAGTCAAATCTGCCCCGCGCATTGCTGCCACATTAAAGTTAGCTCCCCAGAGGTAAGCTTGTCGCAAACAGGCATTGCTCAGGTCGGCATCGCTGAGATCGGCCATATTTAAATTAGCGCCTGTTAAATCTGCCTTACTCAGATCGGCGGATGAGAGGTCTGCCTTACTTAAATTTGCTTCGCATAAGTCGGCTTTGGTAAGAGTGGCACCGCTGAGATTGGATGCGTGAAGGTTTGTCCTTGCCAACATCGAAACGCGCAGCTGGGCATTGCTAAGATTAGTTGCGGAAAGGTTGGCTCCGCTGAGGTTAGCTCCGCTGAGTTTCGATTCGCTGAGATTGACTCCATCCAAGTCTACGCTATTGAGGTCTACACCATTGAGGAAAGCTTTACTGAGTTTGATGCCATTGAGTAATGCTCCCCGCAGCTGGGCTCCGCTCAATCTGGCTCCCGTGAGGTTAGCCCAATTTAAGTTAGCATCTACTAGATTGGCAGAACGAAAATTTATTCCCCGCAAATCTGCGCCACACAGATTAACGCCCTTTAAATTTGCCAAACGCAAGTTTACTGCTGTCATTATCGCGCCGCTCAGTTTGGCTCCCGTCAACACGGATTTAACTATGAAGGCTCCTCGAAGATTAGCTTTTGTTAAGTCTGCGTTTGTTAATATTGCTTCGTTTAGCTTCGCAAAACTTAGATCGGCGCGGTGCAAAAATGCTCCGGAAAGATTTGCCCCCGTTAGATGTGCGCGGCTGAGGTTGGCGGCTGCTAGATATGCACCGGAAAAGTTAACTCCCACGAGTTGGGCGCTTTCTAGGTTAGCTCCAATTAAATTAGCTCCACTAAAATCTCTTTCTCCTGCTGCATAACGTCTGAGTAGTTCGTTAGCGTCCATATTATTTTGCTCCGGCTAGGGCTGAATTACCCGTATATTTATAGATTGCCCATATAAATGCCAAAAAAAACATTAATTTTGTTGTTGTTTGATGCAGAGACTTAATAATTAGATGAAGAATTTTTACATTTAATCATTGGTAATTAGTGATTTGTTAACCAGTTTCAACTATGCTACTTTGGGTGGCTAGTGCAGTGCAGCAGAAGTAACCGACCAGATCGGAAGTAGTTGAATGCCTGACGCTTATAGGATTTTTGACTTTTGACTCTTGGGTGTGTTATGGAATTCCAAGATTTTCTGGCTCTTATTCATCCGGCGATCGCAGTTGTGATAGTCTTTCCCCTGATTGGCACGGTGGTAAACTTTGCATGGCAGACCCGCGTGCGTCGCTTGCAAACTGCTGCCAAAGACAAAAGTAAAATTCCCTCCTCTGTTGGCCCAGAACACATCAAAATGGGTCGCTGGCTGACTGGTTGGGTTGTGGGGTTGACTTTGGTAGGGTTAGCTTACCATATTGTCGAACATATTTTGAGCGATCGCACCTGGACTAAAGCACCATTGCAAGTTGCCTTTATCCTGCTGATGTTTTTGGATACGATCGCCGCCCTCGTATTGCTCTACCTCGCAAAGCAGAAAATCTGGCGCGGACTTTTTGCCACTTTAACCGGCATGGGTATAGTTCTTCTCGGTTGTCAAGACGGAGTTTTTCGCCGCACGAATGAATGGTACTGGTCTCATTACTACATCGGCATTACTGCCACATTACTAATGATTTTTTCTTTAGCCATTGTGCAAGATATCTATAAAGATAAATCGAATCGCTGGCGAACTTTTCATATAATTTTGAACAGTTTTGCTCTCTTACTTTTTATCGGACAGGGACTAACAGGTACGCGGGATTTGCTCGAGATCCCTTTACATTGGCAGAAAACCTATATTTTCAGTTGCGATTTTAATAACAAAACTTGTCCGCAAGCAGTACCACCTTCGGAAGATACCCGTTGATATTGTTGAAGCGGGTCTGGGTCGGGGTAACGGAGGGCTTCGCGGCTCGCCCGGAGCCCCGCAACAAATAGCGCCTGTATTGTCCGATTGCGTTTCGATGCTATCAGGGAAAAAAATATTATTTCATCTACCCAAAGGTTGACTTTTGGAGATTTTGGAATTACTATCCTACTTAGTAGAATTTAATCTCAAATTTAGTAGCATTCTTACCTATTCACCAAAATTAAAAATCCTCTTAAAAAATGTTAAAAAATCTTAAACTAGAAACACTCTTCACTTTGTTAACACTCCTAGTTGTCATAGGAGCATTAGTGCTGAGCGGAGTAGTTATCAATAACGGCATACGAGATAGAGCCAGAAATGAAATAACTACCAAGGCTGGAGTAATGATGAAGACCATGATAGCCGTTCACAGGTACACAAACGAACAGGTGAAGCCTAAATTTGGTGATAGGTTAGCTCAAGAATTTATCCCCGAATCCGTTTCTTTTTTCGCGGCCAGAGAAATTTTTGAAAGATTGCGCCAAAATCCGGAATACCAAGATTTTTTCTACAAAGAAGCGGCACTTAACCCGACAAATATTAAGGATAAGGCGGATGCTTTTGAAACGCGCCTGATCGAG
This window contains:
- a CDS encoding DUF4079 domain-containing protein, translated to MEFQDFLALIHPAIAVVIVFPLIGTVVNFAWQTRVRRLQTAAKDKSKIPSSVGPEHIKMGRWLTGWVVGLTLVGLAYHIVEHILSDRTWTKAPLQVAFILLMFLDTIAALVLLYLAKQKIWRGLFATLTGMGIVLLGCQDGVFRRTNEWYWSHYYIGITATLLMIFSLAIVQDIYKDKSNRWRTFHIILNSFALLLFIGQGLTGTRDLLEIPLHWQKTYIFSCDFNNKTCPQAVPPSEDTR
- a CDS encoding pentapeptide repeat-containing protein → MDANELLRRYAAGERDFSGANLIGANLESAQLVGVNFSGAYLAAANLSRAHLTGANLSGAFLHRADLSFAKLNEAILTNADLTKANLRGAFIVKSVLTGAKLSGAIMTAVNLRLANLKGVNLCGADLRGINFRSANLVDANLNWANLTGARLSGAQLRGALLNGIKLSKAFLNGVDLNSVDLDGVNLSESKLSGANLSGANLSATNLSNAQLRVSMLARTNLHASNLSGATLTKADLCEANLSKADLSSADLSKADLTGANLNMADLSDADLSNACLRQAYLWGANFNVAAMRGADLTGASLRGAYIEGTEAHWPEAILTGATMPDGSRHN